The following are from one region of the Rhizobacter sp. AJA081-3 genome:
- the pstB gene encoding phosphate ABC transporter ATP-binding protein PstB, whose product MDTRVDLPVGEKIKLSVRDLNFYYGAFHALKHINLDIPERKVTAFIGPSGCGKSTLLRTFNRMFELYPEQRAEGQILVDGENILESKHDVSLIRAKIGMVFQKPTPFPMSIYDNIAFGVKLFETLPRAEMDERVEWALKKAALWTEVKDKLGQSGSGLSGGQQQRLCIARGVAIKPEVLLLDEPCSALDPISTGKIEELITELKADYTVAIVTHNMQQAARCSDYTAYMYLGDLIEFGPTSELFMKPKKKDTEDYITGRFG is encoded by the coding sequence ATGGACACCCGAGTCGACCTCCCGGTGGGCGAGAAGATCAAGCTCTCGGTACGAGATCTGAACTTCTACTATGGCGCCTTCCATGCCCTGAAGCACATCAACCTCGACATCCCGGAGCGCAAGGTCACGGCGTTCATCGGGCCGTCGGGCTGCGGCAAGAGCACGCTGTTGCGAACCTTCAACCGGATGTTCGAGCTCTATCCGGAGCAACGTGCCGAAGGGCAGATCCTCGTGGATGGCGAGAACATCCTCGAGTCGAAGCACGACGTCAGCCTGATCCGCGCCAAGATCGGCATGGTGTTCCAGAAGCCGACGCCGTTCCCGATGTCCATCTACGACAACATCGCCTTCGGGGTGAAGTTGTTCGAGACACTGCCACGTGCGGAGATGGATGAACGTGTCGAATGGGCGCTGAAGAAGGCGGCGCTGTGGACCGAGGTCAAGGACAAGCTGGGCCAGAGCGGCTCGGGCCTGTCGGGCGGGCAGCAGCAGCGCCTTTGCATCGCTCGCGGTGTGGCGATCAAGCCCGAGGTGCTGCTGCTCGACGAACCCTGTTCTGCGCTGGACCCGATCTCCACCGGCAAGATCGAGGAACTGATCACCGAGTTGAAGGCCGACTACACCGTGGCCATCGTGACCCACAACATGCAGCAGGCTGCGCGCTGTTCGGACTACACCGCCTACATGTACCTCGGCGACCTGATCGAATTCGGGCCGACGTCCGAGCTCTTCATGAAACCGAAGAAGAAGGACACCGAGGACTACATCACCGGCCGCTTCGGCTGA
- the phoU gene encoding phosphate signaling complex protein PhoU has product MTEKHLSTQFDAELSAISTRVLEMGGLAESQVAQAIYALVNFSSETASQVLQGEERVNQLEIEIDRDLSTIIARRQPTARDLRLLIAISKTIGNLERVGDEAARIGRTVQRLINSGVSSRMRLPVVDVSFEASLAIASLRKALDAFARLDAVKALEVIKDDNQIDREFDGLMRQLITYMMEDPRTISASIDLVFVAKAIERIGDHAKNLAEQIIYIVKGTDVRHNTLENVESIVR; this is encoded by the coding sequence ATGACCGAAAAACACCTTTCCACGCAGTTCGACGCCGAGCTGAGCGCCATCTCCACCCGCGTGCTCGAGATGGGGGGGCTCGCGGAATCGCAAGTGGCGCAAGCCATCTACGCGCTGGTCAACTTCAGCAGCGAGACGGCCTCCCAGGTCCTTCAGGGCGAAGAACGAGTCAACCAGCTGGAGATCGAGATCGACCGCGACCTCTCCACCATCATCGCCCGTCGCCAGCCGACGGCACGCGACCTGCGCCTGTTGATTGCCATCTCCAAGACGATCGGTAATCTGGAGCGCGTGGGCGACGAGGCAGCGCGCATCGGCCGCACCGTGCAGCGTCTGATCAACTCGGGCGTATCCAGCCGCATGCGGCTGCCGGTGGTCGACGTCTCCTTCGAGGCCAGCCTAGCCATCGCCTCGTTGCGCAAAGCGCTCGACGCCTTCGCGCGGCTCGACGCGGTAAAGGCGCTGGAAGTCATCAAGGATGACAACCAGATCGACCGCGAGTTCGACGGCCTGATGCGCCAGCTCATCACCTACATGATGGAAGATCCGCGCACCATCTCGGCGTCGATCGACCTGGTCTTCGTCGCGAAGGCGATCGAACGAATCGGCGACCACGCCAAGAACCTGGCCGAGCAGATCATCTACATCGTCAAGGGCACCGACGTTCGCCACAATACGCTCGAGAACGTCGAATCGATCGTCCGATGA
- the phoB gene encoding phosphate regulon transcriptional regulator PhoB: protein MSRVLVVEDESAIAELISLNLRHAGYEVTLAASAEQAQAAVDGVLPDLVLLDWMLPGQSGLSLARRWRGDARTRELPIIMLTARADETDKVAGLDAGADDYLAKPFSTNELMARIRAVLRRKAPEALDAAVELGGLRLDPSTRRVSRGDVELKLGPTEFRLLHFFMTHPERVHSRAQLLDRVWGDHVFIEERTVDVHVKRLREALSPGQCAQMVETVRGAGYRLTQQVVASQA from the coding sequence ATGAGCCGCGTGCTGGTGGTCGAAGACGAGTCGGCGATCGCCGAGCTGATTTCTCTGAACCTGCGGCATGCGGGTTACGAGGTGACGCTTGCGGCCAGCGCCGAGCAGGCGCAGGCGGCGGTGGATGGCGTGTTGCCCGACCTCGTGCTGCTGGACTGGATGCTGCCTGGTCAATCGGGCCTGTCGCTGGCGCGGCGCTGGCGCGGTGACGCGCGTACGCGCGAGCTGCCGATCATCATGCTGACGGCTCGGGCCGACGAGACCGACAAGGTGGCCGGCCTGGATGCAGGGGCCGACGATTACCTGGCCAAGCCGTTCTCGACGAACGAACTGATGGCGCGCATTCGCGCGGTGCTTCGGCGCAAGGCGCCGGAGGCGCTGGACGCCGCGGTGGAATTGGGTGGCCTGAGGCTCGATCCATCGACTCGGCGGGTGTCGCGCGGCGACGTCGAGCTCAAGCTGGGGCCGACCGAGTTTCGCCTGCTGCACTTCTTCATGACGCACCCCGAGCGCGTGCACAGCCGGGCGCAACTGCTCGATCGGGTTTGGGGCGATCATGTCTTCATCGAGGAGCGAACGGTCGACGTGCACGTGAAGCGCCTGCGCGAGGCGCTGTCGCCCGGGCAATGCGCCCAAATGGTCGAGACAGTGCGGGGTGCCGGCTACCGGCTGACACAGCAGGTGGTGGCGTCGCAGGCGTGA
- the phoR gene encoding phosphate regulon sensor histidine kinase PhoR — protein MNWLLPRLLAGVLAMLAGGVIGFVVSNAEQTLLWRVLVGGGAGVAIVAFLDTLRGYRLINWLRGSQDQQAPRDAGFWGELGYRVERSIRLREQGLAQERLRLEQFLSAIEASPNGVLMLDENDQIVWCNSVAADHFGLDPVRDRRQRVTNLVRAPAFVAYLQAQVHSEAVNFPTPRGNGVLSVLLRPYGEGMRLVLSQDITDRERNEAMRRDFVANVSHEIRTPLTVLAGFIETMTHLQLTEVERKRVLELMTQQTQRMQTLVSDLLTLAQLEGSPRPAADRWVPLAPLLAQVEADARALSAGRHILTVSGGSGVQIAGSNSELHSAVNNLVSNAVRYTPEGGRIDVTWQELPDGSGELAVSDTGVGIEREHIPRLTERFYRVDGSRSRDTGGTGLGLSIVKHVVQRHGAELDIQSEPGKGSRFRLVFPAARVRIAVEAA, from the coding sequence ATGAACTGGCTGCTCCCGCGTCTGCTGGCTGGCGTGCTGGCGATGCTGGCAGGGGGCGTGATCGGCTTCGTTGTCTCGAATGCCGAGCAGACCCTTCTGTGGCGCGTGCTCGTGGGCGGCGGCGCCGGCGTGGCGATCGTCGCCTTCCTCGACACGCTGCGCGGCTACCGGCTGATCAACTGGTTGCGTGGCAGCCAGGATCAGCAGGCACCTCGAGACGCCGGCTTCTGGGGAGAACTGGGCTACCGGGTCGAGCGCTCGATCCGGCTGCGCGAGCAGGGGCTGGCGCAGGAGCGCCTTCGACTGGAGCAGTTCCTCTCCGCCATCGAGGCCTCACCGAATGGCGTCCTCATGCTCGACGAGAACGACCAGATCGTCTGGTGCAACTCGGTCGCGGCCGACCACTTCGGACTGGACCCGGTGCGCGATCGGCGCCAGCGCGTGACCAATCTCGTCCGCGCACCTGCCTTCGTCGCCTACCTGCAAGCGCAGGTTCATAGCGAGGCGGTCAACTTTCCGACCCCCAGGGGGAACGGAGTGCTGTCGGTGTTGTTGCGCCCCTATGGCGAAGGGATGAGGCTCGTCCTGTCGCAGGACATCACCGATCGCGAACGCAACGAAGCCATGCGCCGCGACTTCGTCGCCAATGTGTCGCACGAAATCCGCACGCCGCTGACGGTGCTGGCCGGGTTCATCGAGACCATGACCCACCTGCAACTGACCGAGGTGGAACGCAAGCGCGTGCTGGAGCTGATGACGCAGCAGACGCAGCGCATGCAGACGCTGGTCAGCGACCTGCTGACCCTGGCGCAGCTCGAAGGCAGCCCCAGGCCCGCGGCAGACCGCTGGGTGCCGCTGGCGCCGCTGCTGGCGCAGGTGGAAGCCGATGCCCGCGCCCTGTCGGCCGGGCGGCACATATTGACGGTCAGCGGCGGATCGGGCGTTCAGATCGCGGGCTCGAACTCGGAACTGCACAGCGCCGTCAACAACCTCGTCAGCAATGCGGTGCGCTACACGCCGGAGGGAGGCCGCATCGACGTGACCTGGCAGGAACTGCCCGACGGCAGTGGCGAGCTGGCTGTGAGCGACACCGGCGTGGGCATCGAGCGGGAGCACATCCCTCGGCTGACTGAACGCTTCTACCGCGTCGACGGCAGCCGCTCACGCGACACCGGCGGCACCGGGCTCGGCCTGTCGATCGTCAAGCATGTGGTGCAGCGGCATGGTGCGGAACTCGACATCCAGAGCGAGCCGGGCAAGGGTTCGCGATTCAGGCTGGTCTTTCCGGCCGCACGCGTGCGCATAGCAGTCGAGGCTGCTTGA
- a CDS encoding type B 50S ribosomal protein L31, which translates to MKEGIHPNYREVCFVDLSNGFKFVTRSCAQTKETVKMDDGRELPLFKLESTSESHPFYTGTQKSVDSLGGRVEKFRNKFAHLKK; encoded by the coding sequence ATGAAAGAAGGCATTCACCCCAACTACCGCGAAGTCTGCTTCGTGGACCTTTCCAACGGCTTCAAGTTCGTCACGCGCTCGTGCGCGCAGACCAAGGAAACCGTGAAGATGGACGACGGCCGCGAGCTGCCGCTGTTCAAGCTGGAATCGACCAGCGAATCGCATCCGTTCTACACCGGCACGCAGAAGAGCGTGGACTCGCTGGGCGGCCGCGTCGAGAAGTTCCGCAACAAGTTCGCGCACCTGAAGAAGTGA
- the rho gene encoding transcription termination factor Rho, with protein sequence MHLSELKALHVSELITMGEALEIENVARMRKQELMFAIMKKRAKGGEQVFGDGVLEVLPDGFGFLRSPDASYMASTDDIYLSPSQIRRFNLHTGDAVEGEVRVPKDGERYFALVKVDRVNGLTPEESKHKIMFENLTPLFPKEQFKLEREIKSEENITGRIIDLIAPIGKGQRALLVAQPKTGKTVMMQHIAHAIVANHPDVYLIVLLVDERPEEVTEMVRTVRGEVISSTFDEPAARHVQVAEMVIERAKRLVELKKDVVILLDSITRLARAYNNVLPSSGKVLTGGVDANALQRPKRFFGAARNVEEGGSLTIIGTALIDTGSRMDEVIYEEFKGTGNCEIHLDRRMAEKRVYPSILINKSGTRREELLLKPEILQKTWILRKLLYPMDEIEAMEFILDKMKSTKNNLDFFDMMRRGG encoded by the coding sequence ATGCATCTGTCCGAACTGAAAGCGCTCCACGTCTCCGAGCTCATCACGATGGGCGAGGCGCTCGAGATCGAGAACGTCGCCCGCATGCGCAAGCAGGAGCTGATGTTCGCGATCATGAAGAAGCGCGCCAAGGGAGGCGAGCAGGTCTTCGGCGACGGCGTGCTGGAGGTGCTGCCCGACGGCTTCGGCTTCCTGCGCTCGCCCGACGCGAGCTACATGGCGTCCACCGACGACATCTACCTGAGCCCGAGCCAGATCCGCCGCTTCAACCTGCACACGGGCGATGCCGTCGAAGGCGAAGTCAGGGTTCCGAAGGACGGGGAGCGCTACTTCGCGCTCGTCAAGGTCGACCGTGTCAACGGCCTGACGCCCGAGGAGAGCAAGCACAAGATCATGTTCGAGAACTTGACGCCGCTGTTCCCGAAGGAACAGTTCAAGCTCGAACGCGAGATCAAGTCGGAAGAGAACATCACCGGGCGGATCATCGACCTGATCGCGCCCATCGGCAAAGGCCAACGCGCCCTGCTCGTCGCCCAGCCCAAGACCGGCAAGACGGTGATGATGCAGCACATCGCCCACGCGATCGTGGCCAACCACCCGGACGTCTACCTCATCGTGCTGCTCGTCGACGAGCGCCCCGAGGAAGTGACCGAGATGGTGCGCACGGTGCGCGGCGAGGTCATCAGCTCCACCTTCGACGAACCGGCCGCGCGCCACGTGCAGGTGGCCGAGATGGTCATCGAGCGCGCCAAGCGCCTGGTCGAGCTGAAGAAGGACGTGGTGATCCTGCTCGACTCGATCACCCGCCTGGCCCGCGCCTACAACAACGTGCTGCCGTCGTCGGGCAAGGTGCTGACCGGCGGCGTCGACGCCAACGCGCTGCAGCGCCCGAAGCGCTTCTTCGGCGCCGCGCGCAATGTCGAGGAAGGCGGCTCGTTGACCATCATCGGCACCGCGCTGATCGACACCGGCTCGCGCATGGACGAAGTGATCTACGAGGAGTTCAAGGGCACCGGCAACTGCGAGATCCACCTGGATCGCCGCATGGCCGAGAAGCGTGTCTACCCGTCGATCCTGATCAACAAGTCGGGCACGCGTCGCGAAGAGCTGCTGCTCAAGCCGGAAATCCTGCAGAAGACCTGGATCCTGCGCAAGTTGCTCTACCCGATGGACGAGATCGAGGCGATGGAGTTCATCCTCGACAAGATGAAGTCCACGAAGAACAACCTCGACTTCTTCGACATGATGCGTCGAGGCGGGTAA
- the trxA gene encoding thioredoxin TrxA, with the protein MSSDLIKHTSDASFDNDVLKSDKPVLVDYWAEWCGPCKMIAPILDEVSKDYDGRLQIAKMNVDENRDVPAKFGIRGIPTLMLFKDGQLAATKVGALSKAQLTAFLDGHL; encoded by the coding sequence ATGAGCAGCGATCTGATCAAACACACCTCCGATGCCTCGTTCGACAACGACGTCCTGAAGTCCGACAAGCCCGTGCTGGTCGACTACTGGGCCGAGTGGTGCGGGCCCTGCAAGATGATCGCCCCCATCCTCGACGAAGTGTCGAAGGACTACGACGGCCGCCTGCAGATCGCCAAGATGAACGTCGACGAGAACCGCGATGTGCCGGCGAAGTTCGGCATCCGCGGCATCCCGACCCTGATGCTTTTCAAGGACGGCCAGCTGGCCGCCACCAAGGTCGGAGCGTTGTCAAAAGCGCAATTGACGGCCTTCCTCGACGGTCATCTATAA
- a CDS encoding PD-(D/E)XK nuclease family protein, with protein sequence MTDWAAPQQLSLRDVVLLLPFAQLLPLARQAFGRIGGWQPRIETTQTLAAALGPAASLQAMQLAFDVAADRLNAARLIRSQGASMAWARSDPRHFDRAVAALTQTAHDLAQAAFSVAPSDRDAYWAAARELLSPATGPGSQQRWLARVALEWAAQSSAPATDRLFDERPAAWVALQAGGPDPLVQSLMHAAPLDAPCLIVDADAAPSMQVVASEPPRLARCGGFEHEAQCAAAQVLLHLERGEVPIALIGQDRQLVRRVRALLERQRVPLADETGWALSTTRAAAQVMALLRAAPARAGTDALFDWLKTLPGWPGRDDAALRLQQLERLCRRRALSRIEALDRLDLDADLASYWAAVRAELERLRAARPGVAAWLNRLREALQGCGAWPLLEGDEAGRAVLSALRLHAVADADAAWREAADASPMALDGFTAWVDEVLERSSFMPAGPGTAQVFVTPLARAMLRPFGAVVCPGSDDRHLGASAATHPLLSDAEQLALGLAARVERLQRETLAFQHALALNRVTFLRRHVDANGEPLADSSLLQRLALDLSAQGRALADWADPRVHVDLEAAPVAWPLPVAGGQLPGRVSASAVQALRDCPYRFFSRHVLGLREDDELEAEIEKRDYGTWLHEVLHRFHLTREAPGTVQAERERLHELARVVQAAMGLADDEFLPFAAAFDGVAVRYVAWLHARDAAGARWQDGERDCRSRPEALQGVELQGVIDRIDRVEHGSAVQLIDYKTVKADKLKRQVREPLEDTQLAFYAALLSAETESPLQACYLALDDDERVVEVPHVEVRHSAEVMVRELGGEFARLRAGAPLPALGEEPTCEHCEARGLCRRDHWPDGQGA encoded by the coding sequence GTGACCGATTGGGCTGCCCCGCAGCAGCTCAGCCTGCGCGACGTGGTGTTGCTTCTGCCGTTCGCGCAGTTGCTGCCGCTGGCGCGCCAGGCCTTCGGGCGCATCGGCGGCTGGCAGCCGCGCATCGAGACGACGCAGACTCTGGCCGCCGCGCTGGGCCCCGCCGCGTCCCTGCAGGCCATGCAACTGGCCTTCGACGTGGCGGCAGACCGCCTCAATGCGGCTCGGCTGATCCGCTCGCAGGGGGCGTCCATGGCCTGGGCGCGCAGCGACCCGCGGCATTTCGATCGTGCCGTCGCGGCGCTGACGCAGACCGCGCACGACCTCGCGCAGGCCGCTTTCTCCGTCGCCCCTTCGGATCGTGATGCGTACTGGGCGGCGGCGCGCGAGTTGCTGTCGCCAGCCACAGGGCCCGGCAGCCAGCAGCGCTGGCTGGCGCGGGTGGCGCTCGAGTGGGCGGCGCAGAGTTCAGCGCCGGCCACCGATCGCCTGTTCGATGAGCGACCTGCCGCCTGGGTCGCCCTGCAGGCCGGCGGGCCCGATCCGCTGGTGCAGTCGCTGATGCACGCGGCACCGCTCGACGCGCCCTGCCTCATCGTCGATGCCGACGCTGCGCCGTCGATGCAGGTCGTTGCCTCCGAGCCGCCGCGCCTCGCGCGTTGCGGCGGCTTCGAACACGAGGCGCAGTGCGCCGCCGCTCAGGTGTTGCTGCACCTCGAGCGTGGTGAAGTACCGATCGCGCTCATCGGGCAGGACCGGCAACTCGTGCGCCGCGTGCGCGCCTTGCTTGAGCGCCAGCGCGTGCCCTTGGCCGACGAAACGGGCTGGGCGCTGTCGACCACGCGTGCAGCCGCGCAGGTGATGGCGTTGTTGCGCGCCGCGCCGGCGCGTGCCGGCACCGACGCGTTGTTCGACTGGTTGAAGACCTTGCCGGGCTGGCCCGGCCGCGACGACGCCGCGCTGCGATTGCAGCAACTCGAGCGCCTGTGCCGCAGGCGAGCGCTGTCTCGCATCGAAGCCCTCGACCGGCTCGATCTCGACGCGGACCTCGCGTCCTACTGGGCAGCCGTGCGCGCCGAGCTCGAACGGCTGCGCGCCGCGCGCCCCGGTGTGGCTGCCTGGCTGAACCGACTGCGCGAAGCGCTGCAGGGCTGTGGCGCCTGGCCACTGCTCGAGGGCGACGAAGCGGGCCGGGCCGTGCTGTCGGCCCTGCGTCTGCATGCCGTGGCCGATGCCGACGCCGCCTGGCGCGAAGCGGCCGATGCCTCGCCCATGGCGCTCGACGGCTTCACCGCCTGGGTCGACGAGGTGCTGGAGCGATCCAGCTTCATGCCCGCCGGACCGGGAACGGCGCAGGTGTTCGTCACCCCCTTGGCGCGGGCGATGCTGCGGCCCTTCGGCGCGGTGGTGTGCCCCGGCTCCGACGATCGCCATCTGGGCGCGAGCGCGGCGACGCATCCCTTGCTGTCCGATGCCGAGCAGCTGGCCCTCGGCCTGGCCGCGCGGGTCGAGCGCCTGCAGCGCGAGACGCTGGCCTTCCAGCATGCGCTTGCGCTGAACCGGGTGACGTTCCTGCGGCGCCATGTCGATGCCAACGGCGAGCCGCTGGCCGACAGCTCGCTGCTGCAGCGGCTGGCGCTCGACCTGTCCGCGCAGGGCCGCGCTTTGGCGGACTGGGCGGATCCGCGGGTTCATGTCGATCTCGAAGCGGCACCGGTGGCCTGGCCGCTGCCGGTGGCTGGTGGACAACTCCCCGGGCGCGTGTCGGCCAGCGCCGTGCAGGCACTGCGCGACTGCCCGTATCGATTCTTCTCGCGGCATGTGCTCGGGCTGCGCGAGGACGACGAACTCGAAGCCGAGATCGAGAAGCGCGACTACGGCACCTGGCTTCACGAAGTGCTGCACCGCTTCCACCTCACGCGCGAGGCGCCGGGCACGGTGCAGGCCGAGCGCGAGCGCCTGCACGAGCTGGCGCGGGTGGTGCAGGCCGCGATGGGCCTGGCCGACGACGAGTTCCTGCCCTTCGCCGCTGCCTTCGACGGCGTCGCGGTGCGCTACGTGGCCTGGCTGCACGCACGCGACGCGGCTGGCGCGCGCTGGCAGGACGGCGAGCGCGACTGCCGCAGCCGGCCCGAGGCGCTGCAGGGCGTCGAACTGCAGGGCGTGATCGACCGCATCGATCGCGTCGAGCACGGCTCGGCCGTGCAGCTGATCGACTACAAGACGGTGAAGGCCGACAAGCTGAAGCGCCAGGTGCGCGAGCCGCTGGAGGACACGCAGCTCGCGTTCTACGCGGCACTGCTGTCGGCCGAAACCGAGAGCCCCTTGCAGGCCTGCTACCTGGCGCTGGACGACGACGAGCGTGTCGTCGAGGTGCCGCATGTGGAGGTGCGGCACAGTGCCGAGGTGATGGTGCGCGAGCTCGGCGGCGAGTTCGCGCGCCTGCGCGCCGGTGCGCCGCTGCCCGCACTCGGCGAGGAGCCGACGTGCGAACACTGCGAAGCGCGCGGCCTGTGTCGCCGCGACCATTGGCCGGACGGGCAGGGCGCATGA